In the Bacteroidota bacterium genome, one interval contains:
- a CDS encoding YdeI/OmpD-associated family protein, with the protein MANQIAVWIIAVIKILHLNGQEGHVNERKQLLIRRVALIDRKEPFTVGDAGANKLISDRLSHCRIHAVWKNNTTKDYKPHRGSKQANGSHSVILSHSSHEEKLPPRKSPQEQAFEVDPDPHEDRLVNYRLLRLKLCPDNSAITSILGTKLYFCGVKKCFTAHLKTLEGNLGWRIVDVPFDVKKTFGKGGTVPVKGTVNGFAFRTSVFPRKGGKHFLLVNKQMQQGAGATEIGARMEVEMELDVTKRTVEIPAVLKKELEDDPELLEYLKSFSYSMRKYFADHVTQPKNAIVRQKRSREVAEVLLQMKEGEIETPPIIEVEFAHNPRARQGWGLMPVSQKRSHLWGIYYYKPGEARKRRIAKALEAMVGYAAKHQKPVGSE; encoded by the coding sequence TTGGCCAATCAGATTGCCGTATGGATTATTGCTGTAATAAAGATCCTGCACCTTAACGGTCAGGAAGGACATGTCAATGAAAGAAAGCAGCTCCTTATTCGCCGGGTTGCCCTTATAGATCGTAAGGAGCCCTTCACCGTTGGTGACGCTGGCGCCAACAAACTGATTTCGGACCGTTTGAGCCATTGCCGAATCCACGCAGTTTGGAAAAACAATACCACAAAGGATTATAAGCCGCATCGCGGCTCGAAGCAAGCGAACGGATCGCATTCGGTTATATTGTCTCACAGCAGCCACGAAGAAAAGTTACCGCCACGGAAATCCCCGCAGGAGCAGGCATTTGAAGTGGACCCGGATCCGCATGAGGACCGGCTGGTTAATTACAGATTGTTAAGACTAAAACTTTGCCCTGATAATTCCGCAATCACCTCAATTCTTGGAACCAAGTTGTATTTTTGCGGCGTGAAAAAATGCTTTACCGCGCACTTGAAGACCTTGGAAGGCAACCTTGGATGGCGCATCGTTGATGTTCCGTTCGATGTCAAGAAGACCTTCGGAAAGGGCGGGACCGTACCGGTGAAGGGAACCGTGAACGGCTTTGCCTTTCGCACGTCGGTTTTCCCACGCAAGGGTGGCAAGCACTTCCTGTTGGTCAACAAGCAGATGCAACAAGGCGCCGGGGCGACTGAAATTGGCGCCAGGATGGAAGTTGAAATGGAATTGGATGTCACAAAGCGGACGGTGGAGATTCCGGCCGTTTTGAAAAAGGAATTGGAGGATGACCCGGAGCTTCTCGAATATTTGAAATCCTTCAGCTATTCGATGCGCAAATATTTCGCTGATCATGTCACACAGCCGAAGAATGCCATAGTTCGCCAGAAACGCTCACGCGAAGTTGCTGAAGTTCTCCTGCAAATGAAAGAAGGCGAAATAGAGACGCCACCCATCATCGAGGTAGAATTCGCGCATAATCCCCGCGCACGGCAGGGCTGGGGACTAATGCCAGTGTCGCAAAAGCGCAGTCATCTTTGGGGCATTTATTACTACAAACCGGGTGAAGCACGCAAGCGTCGGATCGCGAAAGCGCTCGAAGCGATGGTCGGCTACGCGGCAAAGCACCAGAAGCCGGTGGGATCGGAATGA
- a CDS encoding PhzF family phenazine biosynthesis protein, with protein MSVPIYQVDAFASAPFAGNPAAVCLLDGPREDAWMQNVATEMNLSETAFLTHRSPNRFDLRWMTPEVEVDLCGHATLASAHILLELGLVDPRKSITFITRSGPLSASIADAKSGIIELNFPATPASPVIEPPLELADAINRKILYIGRNSYDYLVELTSEENVRKLRPNMNLLRKLEVRGIVITAAATEGKPYNFVSRAFYPRAGIAEDPVTGSAHCMLGPYWSPRFGKTDLTGYQASKRGGLVRLQVDGDRVRLYGQAVTISKGELLV; from the coding sequence ATGTCTGTTCCGATCTATCAAGTCGACGCATTTGCCTCGGCGCCGTTCGCTGGCAATCCTGCCGCAGTCTGTTTGCTCGATGGACCCCGAGAAGACGCGTGGATGCAAAACGTGGCCACGGAGATGAATCTCTCCGAGACTGCATTCCTTACCCATCGGAGCCCGAACCGGTTCGATCTACGCTGGATGACCCCGGAAGTCGAGGTCGATCTCTGTGGACATGCGACGCTTGCCAGCGCACACATCCTTCTGGAATTGGGGCTTGTCGACCCTCGCAAATCGATCACTTTCATCACTCGGAGTGGACCACTGTCGGCATCCATTGCCGATGCCAAATCTGGAATAATCGAACTCAATTTTCCCGCAACACCGGCATCACCGGTTATCGAGCCACCGCTTGAACTTGCTGATGCGATTAATCGCAAGATTCTCTATATCGGACGAAATTCCTATGATTATCTTGTCGAGCTTACCAGCGAGGAGAATGTGAGGAAGCTTCGGCCCAACATGAATTTGTTGCGGAAGCTCGAAGTCCGTGGAATCGTTATTACCGCTGCCGCCACGGAGGGAAAACCCTACAACTTTGTCTCGCGTGCATTTTACCCGCGCGCCGGTATTGCCGAAGATCCCGTCACTGGCTCTGCTCACTGTATGCTCGGCCCGTACTGGAGCCCACGCTTTGGCAAAACGGACCTGACAGGCTACCAAGCATCGAAACGCGGTGGGCTTGTGCGCCTTCAGGTTGATGGCGACCGCGTCCGGCTCTACGGACAGGCCGTTACGATCTCGAAAGGAGAATTGCTGGTCTGA
- a CDS encoding CvpA family protein, with product MVFDIVLLILLLLAALNGWRSGAMSMVLSIVVLAAALVAGSVFGSRIGELLHIGPDWIRPVIGFLFTFLVIMILGSFVKRMLRPAAGLLRGLDGLAGAALGFLRGLVVLSLFLGIFKLIHFPPSSWTEHSRLYPKFVHISGWVTGEITQLAHGSAPI from the coding sequence ATGGTCTTCGATATTGTCCTTCTGATACTTCTGCTTCTGGCCGCACTCAATGGCTGGCGCTCGGGTGCGATGTCCATGGTACTTTCGATCGTGGTGCTGGCGGCAGCGTTGGTGGCCGGCTCCGTGTTTGGCTCGAGAATCGGAGAGTTGCTGCACATCGGCCCGGACTGGATCCGCCCCGTGATTGGCTTTCTGTTTACCTTCCTGGTCATCATGATACTGGGGAGTTTTGTCAAGCGGATGCTCCGACCGGCGGCAGGGTTGCTTCGCGGGCTTGACGGATTGGCCGGCGCTGCACTCGGGTTTCTTCGCGGATTAGTCGTTCTCAGTCTTTTCCTCGGCATTTTTAAGCTCATCCACTTCCCACCGTCAAGTTGGACGGAGCACTCCAGACTTTATCCAAAATTTGTCCACATCTCTGGCTGGGTGACCGGCGAAATTACCCAACTGGCACACGGATCCGCTCCGATTTGA
- a CDS encoding T9SS type A sorting domain-containing protein, which translates to MSFLTVKVQDLYYSNNPYGNLIGQSCASQPVNVILNNGQSSLVGDTLRTIWPETGFDIEQDAYPVEFTNSGVIVISIKIINHLASPVSAQAQYLLDNMNSNAKPGGGTDGANDNPYLIHRYGYTRNWQDCGPNPIPSFYLAFENPPDSAVLGTVGIGYVNDSFPPRPLGLKPLSFMEFGDWQNQGNFTWGPPCASSRTQFADEATLLMGPSGLTASAYSPGGSSGSDSITEIFRTAYGTPEWCFDHGKIVGFALYPQHIYWDPITRKYTPNPFQVETFLFNVESGTASGVKIRQTVGDPVVIKSPKPTGAPTTQQQNVGTIPGWNPNQSGGIADIRWIDSVLVLPSGCAASFPVNIQFDVTSPGLDPVFNTPWNDCSLTIECAHPDTIPPQFENSFTGCDSIKYDTITVHDNDYYDIGLDNITYSSPDMNPTSQYAVTPSTMPVFGCSKTPFKIFVHQVDTFQKGHVIFAFTDCAKNVSLDTICFTGHPPLPDLTAPRFFDSVAADCHARCRTLNVTDTVNSLTSIDRGVDVIDTVADTNMTLSGVPAGGKYPANTPLASIGICVTDSMQNGTIILRATDTAHNVRLDTISFCTTPDTHAAIITQHPYTPADSSWHLHVVDTQAWDRGIDSIWVDNASNVTTMPASWPAHLGCVRTFDFALKVNDTTKCASGTVHVRDCAGNITTPLLIAKSEGAKPGITSTKTVLCGGSDAIVLTATGNFATWLWSTGETTKTLTVNTAGSYTVSGNDGEGCTSTSDPIVITSSPAIPVITPPGPVAVCAPDSVLLDAGTPYATYQWLKDGSALTGATLEKLKVGATGAYTVQVTNAAGCSGTSPAVQITINPLPPQPVITFANNILSSTPALSYQWSLDGTVIPGATGQSYTPQTGGDYTVTITDANGCTNTSLPYSNSGSTVIALPSMVLAQQSQHVTIPLSIATSQSFPANVKTWTATIAYNPTMLVPDPNGPTFSSTTPGIVTYTGTSSATTGMLQDLQFIAALGDSICTPVTIQSFTWSAPGISVTMQNGNFCLTGLCTQGGTRLIDPNQTQFSLSAPRPNPAFTNVQIDYTLIEQGQTTLVIYDLLGHEVRRLIDGVQEPGTYSVSADISSLPAGTYVYSLRTPTIVESHHLQIAR; encoded by the coding sequence ATGTCCTTCCTGACCGTTAAGGTGCAGGATCTTTATTACAGCAATAATCCATACGGCAATCTGATTGGCCAAAGCTGCGCGTCTCAACCGGTAAACGTCATATTGAACAACGGCCAATCCTCATTGGTCGGAGATACCCTTCGGACAATCTGGCCCGAAACCGGATTTGACATCGAGCAGGATGCGTACCCTGTCGAATTTACTAATAGCGGCGTCATTGTCATCAGCATCAAGATCATCAATCACCTTGCTTCGCCCGTAAGTGCTCAGGCTCAGTACCTGTTGGATAACATGAACAGCAATGCGAAGCCTGGTGGTGGAACTGATGGTGCCAACGACAATCCGTATTTGATCCACCGCTATGGGTATACTCGGAATTGGCAGGACTGCGGTCCAAACCCGATCCCAAGTTTTTACCTGGCATTCGAGAATCCACCGGACTCTGCGGTATTGGGAACAGTCGGCATTGGCTATGTCAATGACAGCTTTCCGCCTCGGCCGCTTGGTCTAAAGCCGCTCTCCTTCATGGAATTCGGCGATTGGCAGAATCAAGGCAATTTCACGTGGGGTCCCCCATGTGCTTCTTCGCGTACGCAGTTTGCAGATGAGGCGACGCTTTTGATGGGCCCAAGCGGACTGACGGCTTCGGCGTATTCACCGGGCGGATCTAGCGGATCTGATAGCATAACAGAAATATTCCGAACCGCCTACGGTACGCCGGAGTGGTGCTTCGATCATGGGAAGATCGTTGGCTTTGCGCTGTATCCGCAACACATCTATTGGGATCCGATCACTCGAAAGTACACGCCAAACCCTTTCCAGGTTGAGACATTCCTGTTCAATGTTGAATCGGGAACAGCGAGCGGAGTAAAGATTCGACAGACCGTCGGTGACCCGGTCGTCATCAAGAGCCCGAAGCCGACTGGAGCGCCCACGACCCAGCAGCAGAATGTTGGGACAATCCCCGGTTGGAATCCAAATCAGAGCGGCGGAATTGCTGATATTCGCTGGATTGACTCGGTGCTTGTACTTCCTTCAGGATGTGCTGCCTCCTTCCCAGTTAATATTCAGTTTGATGTAACGTCTCCTGGCCTCGATCCTGTATTCAACACTCCATGGAATGATTGCTCCCTAACCATTGAGTGTGCGCATCCGGACACTATTCCACCGCAGTTCGAGAACTCGTTTACAGGGTGCGATTCTATCAAGTACGATACCATTACCGTACATGATAATGATTACTACGATATTGGCCTGGATAACATCACATACTCCTCACCGGATATGAATCCGACGAGTCAGTATGCCGTCACGCCCTCCACGATGCCAGTATTCGGGTGTAGCAAGACACCATTCAAGATATTCGTTCATCAAGTGGACACATTTCAGAAGGGGCATGTTATTTTTGCCTTTACAGATTGTGCCAAGAATGTAAGTTTGGATACGATTTGCTTCACGGGGCATCCTCCGCTGCCGGACTTGACTGCGCCACGTTTCTTCGATTCTGTTGCGGCCGATTGCCACGCCCGCTGCCGCACGTTGAACGTGACGGATACCGTGAACAGCTTAACAAGTATCGATCGCGGGGTTGATGTGATCGATACGGTTGCGGATACGAACATGACACTCTCGGGTGTCCCGGCTGGAGGAAAGTACCCGGCCAATACGCCGCTGGCCTCCATCGGTATTTGCGTGACAGACTCAATGCAGAATGGCACGATCATACTCCGAGCCACGGACACCGCGCATAACGTCCGACTCGACACAATATCGTTTTGCACAACGCCGGATACCCATGCAGCGATCATCACGCAGCACCCATACACACCTGCCGACAGCTCATGGCATCTGCATGTGGTGGACACACAAGCCTGGGACCGCGGCATCGACTCCATATGGGTGGACAATGCTTCGAACGTCACGACCATGCCAGCATCATGGCCAGCCCACTTGGGCTGCGTTCGAACTTTCGACTTTGCACTGAAGGTCAATGACACGACGAAATGCGCAAGCGGCACCGTGCATGTGCGGGACTGTGCCGGCAACATCACGACGCCGCTCCTGATCGCTAAGTCCGAGGGGGCGAAGCCCGGAATTACGTCAACGAAGACCGTATTGTGCGGCGGGAGTGATGCCATCGTGCTAACTGCCACGGGAAATTTTGCAACCTGGTTGTGGTCAACTGGCGAAACCACGAAGACGCTCACGGTCAATACGGCTGGCAGCTATACCGTCTCCGGCAATGATGGCGAGGGCTGCACGTCCACGTCCGATCCGATCGTGATTACCAGCTCGCCGGCGATTCCGGTGATCACCCCTCCAGGCCCGGTGGCCGTTTGCGCGCCCGATTCAGTGTTGCTCGATGCGGGCACGCCATACGCAACCTACCAATGGCTAAAAGATGGTTCTGCTCTTACCGGAGCGACATTGGAGAAGCTCAAGGTCGGTGCGACAGGAGCGTATACCGTACAGGTGACGAATGCGGCCGGTTGCTCGGGCACATCACCGGCGGTGCAGATCACAATCAATCCGCTACCTCCCCAACCGGTTATCACCTTCGCGAATAACATCCTGAGTTCAACGCCAGCGCTGTCATACCAGTGGTCGCTGGATGGTACAGTGATTCCTGGCGCGACTGGCCAGAGCTACACGCCGCAGACTGGCGGCGATTACACGGTGACCATCACCGATGCCAATGGTTGCACGAATACGTCTCTGCCATACTCGAACTCAGGCTCGACGGTGATCGCATTGCCTTCGATGGTCCTTGCACAGCAATCGCAACACGTGACCATCCCACTGAGTATTGCGACCTCGCAAAGCTTTCCAGCGAACGTGAAGACCTGGACGGCGACTATTGCCTATAACCCGACCATGCTTGTTCCCGACCCGAATGGCCCGACATTCTCCTCGACGACCCCGGGCATTGTGACTTACACTGGTACGAGTTCTGCGACGACGGGGATGCTGCAGGATCTGCAATTCATTGCAGCGCTCGGCGATAGCATTTGTACGCCGGTCACGATTCAATCATTTACGTGGAGCGCACCGGGAATTTCCGTGACGATGCAAAACGGCAACTTCTGTCTGACTGGCCTTTGCACACAGGGTGGCACGCGGCTAATCGATCCGAATCAGACGCAGTTCTCGCTGAGTGCCCCACGACCGAACCCCGCGTTTACGAACGTCCAAATCGACTATACGCTCATCGAACAGGGACAAACGACGCTCGTCATCTACGATTTGCTGGGGCACGAGGTGCGTCGGCTCATCGATGGCGTTCAGGAGCCGGGGACCTACAGCGTTTCCGCGGATATTAGTTCACTCCCTGCCGGGACCTATGTGTATTCTCTTCGCACTCCAACGATCGTTGAATCCCATCACTTGCAGATCGCTCGGTAA
- a CDS encoding tetratricopeptide repeat-containing glycosyltransferase family protein: MTIKDLFEIGEAYEQRGKLDLARRTYARIVYLHPEEIGAYHKLSLLAMKEGDHRQALAFIDKGLALDRNAVGLWNNRGLAFTELGCVGEAHDSFQAALAVRPNNVPARYNRGRLLMSEGQFVEAEQEFRLVTILAPASFDAYLNLALALRELHRFEEASNVFKVALSLEPKSLEALRENGWAQYFAHQFDDAVATFRKAIALDPSDPVTHYRFAHVLLSTGDLARGFCEYEWRFQTPGWKSRRSFTRKEQWNGEPLHGETLLVHAEQGLGDSLQFVRFVSELAKMDCEVVVDIQPDLYRLCSNSMKFANVRWSRSEALPGSSLQIPLLSIVSALGLTYETLPAFKPYLAPRAASVTEWRGKLNRLTGIGWGREVQRRKQRRVGLVWAGDPNNPDDRNRSMKFETLLPIIETHKQNAIFFSLQKGKHADHPLVIELGDELSDFGDTAAVLQNLDLIIAVDTSIVHLAGAMGKTVWTMLSHTPDWRWVIGKDDTKWYPTMSLFWQKEPGNWDNVIADVIEALKN, translated from the coding sequence ATGACAATCAAAGATCTTTTCGAGATTGGCGAAGCTTACGAGCAACGTGGAAAACTCGATCTCGCCCGCCGCACATATGCCCGAATCGTCTATCTTCATCCCGAAGAGATCGGAGCGTACCACAAACTCTCCCTTCTTGCGATGAAGGAAGGCGATCACCGGCAAGCGCTTGCCTTCATCGATAAAGGGCTGGCACTCGATCGGAATGCGGTTGGACTTTGGAACAATCGTGGCCTGGCATTTACTGAGTTGGGTTGTGTAGGCGAAGCACATGACTCGTTTCAAGCTGCGCTTGCTGTCCGGCCGAATAATGTTCCAGCACGCTACAATCGAGGCCGCCTTCTCATGTCAGAAGGTCAATTCGTTGAAGCGGAGCAAGAATTTCGCCTCGTTACCATATTGGCGCCCGCCTCGTTCGATGCCTATCTGAACCTTGCCCTGGCCCTGCGTGAGCTTCATCGTTTTGAAGAGGCCTCTAATGTCTTCAAAGTAGCGCTTTCCCTTGAACCGAAGAGCTTAGAAGCCCTCCGAGAAAATGGCTGGGCACAGTATTTCGCACATCAGTTTGACGATGCCGTAGCTACATTTCGGAAGGCAATTGCGCTTGATCCTTCGGACCCGGTCACCCATTATCGATTCGCACATGTGTTGTTGAGTACCGGGGATCTCGCCCGTGGTTTCTGCGAGTATGAATGGCGCTTCCAAACCCCGGGTTGGAAATCGCGCCGCTCCTTCACTCGAAAGGAACAATGGAATGGTGAGCCGCTCCACGGTGAGACATTACTCGTCCATGCCGAGCAAGGACTTGGCGATTCGCTCCAATTTGTTCGCTTCGTGAGTGAACTGGCGAAGATGGACTGCGAAGTTGTTGTCGATATTCAGCCAGACTTGTACAGGCTTTGTTCGAACTCAATGAAGTTCGCGAATGTGCGGTGGAGCCGGAGCGAAGCACTGCCGGGTTCTTCGTTGCAGATACCCCTACTCTCGATTGTCTCCGCATTAGGCCTAACGTATGAGACACTCCCGGCCTTTAAACCATACCTCGCGCCGCGCGCCGCTAGCGTGACAGAATGGCGAGGTAAGCTCAACCGCCTCACCGGGATTGGCTGGGGACGTGAGGTTCAACGTCGAAAGCAGCGGCGCGTCGGACTTGTTTGGGCGGGCGACCCGAATAATCCGGACGATCGCAACCGCTCGATGAAATTTGAGACTCTCCTGCCAATCATCGAGACTCACAAGCAGAACGCAATCTTCTTCAGCCTTCAAAAGGGAAAACATGCAGATCATCCGCTGGTGATCGAACTTGGGGATGAGCTATCGGATTTTGGAGATACTGCGGCGGTCCTGCAGAATCTTGATCTCATCATCGCCGTGGATACCTCGATCGTTCATCTTGCCGGAGCGATGGGCAAGACCGTCTGGACGATGCTCTCGCACACGCCTGATTGGCGATGGGTGATTGGTAAAGATGATACGAAATGGTACCCGACAATGTCGCTCTTCTGGCAAAAAGAGCCGGGCAACTGGGACAATGTCATCGCTGATGTAATAGAGGCTCTAAAAAACTAA
- a CDS encoding SDR family oxidoreductase, giving the protein METLYLTGSSGALAQAVRDRYLAEGWNVAGFSRSADGLRHSRFRFFEMDATSEPSVERTFGEANVVFGPPRALIATVGGIRPWQTVEQTTIEDFRYLVDLNLTSLFLASKHAMRLMQEKGTIVSIGAEPALTPTAKRGAYAASKAGALTLTRVLAEEGKSKRITANAIVPTVIHTKENEEWGSADEIPKWTEPKDIAALCFFLTRAEGAAVNGAIIRIPNKL; this is encoded by the coding sequence ATGGAAACACTCTATCTCACCGGCTCATCAGGCGCGCTTGCTCAGGCGGTTCGCGATCGTTATCTGGCTGAAGGCTGGAACGTCGCGGGCTTCAGCCGATCGGCAGACGGCTTGAGGCATAGTCGATTCCGATTCTTTGAAATGGATGCGACAAGCGAACCGAGTGTCGAACGGACGTTCGGTGAGGCAAACGTGGTATTTGGCCCACCGCGAGCGCTGATCGCGACTGTGGGAGGGATTCGTCCCTGGCAGACGGTTGAACAGACGACAATCGAGGACTTTCGTTACTTAGTTGACTTGAATCTTACCAGTCTATTCCTGGCTTCGAAGCACGCCATGAGGTTGATGCAGGAAAAGGGGACGATCGTTTCCATCGGTGCCGAACCGGCGTTGACTCCTACTGCAAAGAGAGGAGCCTACGCGGCCTCGAAGGCTGGAGCGCTTACGCTCACGAGGGTTCTCGCAGAAGAGGGAAAATCGAAGCGCATCACCGCGAATGCGATTGTGCCAACTGTAATCCACACCAAGGAGAACGAAGAGTGGGGGAGTGCGGACGAGATTCCGAAGTGGACCGAGCCAAAGGATATCGCCGCACTATGCTTCTTTCTGACGAGAGCGGAAGGGGCGGCTGTGAATGGTGCAATAATCCGGATTCCGAACAAACTGTAA
- a CDS encoding GatB/YqeY domain-containing protein gives MSLRDRINEDLKAAMKAGDKIRTETIRGLRAGIIEFEKSGAGREMTVEDDLKILTGAAKKRREAIELYEQNNRPELAEKEKAELAVIQEYLPKQMTREEIAERISQIITETGAAGLQDSNKVMPVIMKEVKGKADGRLVQEIVKERLAALIT, from the coding sequence ATGAGTTTACGAGATCGCATCAACGAAGATTTGAAGGCTGCTATGAAAGCCGGAGATAAGATTCGGACTGAAACCATCCGAGGACTCCGTGCTGGGATTATCGAGTTTGAGAAAAGTGGTGCTGGCCGTGAAATGACTGTCGAAGACGACCTGAAGATTTTGACCGGAGCTGCGAAGAAGCGCCGAGAGGCTATCGAACTGTATGAACAAAACAATCGGCCAGAACTGGCCGAGAAGGAGAAGGCGGAGCTCGCAGTCATTCAGGAGTATCTCCCGAAGCAGATGACTCGCGAAGAAATTGCCGAGCGTATCTCGCAGATAATCACGGAGACTGGCGCTGCAGGACTTCAAGATTCGAACAAGGTCATGCCTGTCATAATGAAGGAAGTCAAGGGCAAGGCCGATGGCCGATTGGTCCAAGAAATCGTTAAGGAGCGCCTTGCCGCTCTCATCACCTAA